The Candidatus Eremiobacteraceae bacterium genomic interval TTGGTGTTGGAATAATTATAGCCGCTTGTCGGCTTCGGGGCACCCGGGTATATGGGGTCGGCGAAGGCGATCAACTGCGCCGGCGTCCAGCGGCGATAGATCGTCGTCATCGCGTATCCCATGGCTGGCACGTTGTCGTAGCCCGGGATGCCGCTCGTCATGTCGAGCAGGTGCCGGATCGTGACGTCTTTCCATGCCGGGTACTGCGGCAGCCACAGCCCGACGGTTTGGTCGATGTCGAGCTTCCCCTCGGCTTCGAGCTGCAGCAGCGCGGCCGCGGTATACGCTTTGGTGTTGCTGCCGATCTGCCACAGCGCGTCGGTCGCGACCGGGCCGCCGCTACGCCAGCTGCGCTGTCCGGTCGTCAGGTCGATGGTGGCCGGGTCGCCGGGCAGGCTCACCGACAGTGAGATCGCCGAGATGTGCTCGTCCGCGGCATGAGCGGCCAGATACGAGCTGATCGTCTTTTGGAGCGGCGCGTTGAGGTTGCTCTCGCCTGCAGCAAGCGCGGGCACGGCTTGCAGCGCCATGACGGCGGCGAGCGCGGCGATGCAGTAGGTACGCTCCGCGATTGACTACGCTCCTTGGTAGACGACCTCGATGCGCAGGCCGCTGGGATCACGCACCCACAGCGCGTAATAGTCGTCGCCGAGCTCGGTGACGACGGCCGGCGGCTCGTCGACCTCGGCGCCCAGCTCGTCGAGCTGTTTGGCGCACTCGTCGACCACCGCGCGGGATCCGGCATTGAGCGCCAAGTGATCGAAGCCGACGTGGCGTTTGCCGTCGTAGAGATCGTCAGCGGTGCTTTCGGCCTTGTAGACCACCAGCTCGAAGCCTTCGCGCTGATAGCCGAAATGGTCGTCCTTATCGAACACCAAGTCGAAACCGAGCGCGGGCAGAAGCGAGCCGTAGAATTTCTTCGCCACCTTAAGGGCATCGGTGCCGATGGCGAGATGATGGACTGGATGGACTGGCATGCGGTGTGAGCTGGTCCCCCTAGAGCGACGGAGCGAAAAGCGATTCAATAAGACGTTGAAGGCTCGTCGCCTTGCTACGACGCGGCGAACAGGCATTCCCTGGTAGACGGCCGTCTCAAGACCGAAAAGGTCGCATCTCGCTAGTTCGGTTCGTCTGAATACTTCAAGGCCAACGCTAGTTTGAGCACCTTGAGGCCTAAGAGCGCGCACTTGAGTCGCGCGGCCGAGATATTGATGCCGACGTTCTCGAGCACGTCTTCTTTGCCGAGCTTGCTGATCTCGGCCAGCGTCTTGCCCTTGATCTGCTCGGTGAGCAGCGACGCGGAGGCCTGCGAGATCGCGCAGCCGCGGCCCTTGAACTTCACATCGGTCACGACCCCGTCGTCGATCTTGAGATCCATGCGGATCTTGTCGCCGCACAACGGGTTGATGTCCTCGAACGAGGCGTCGGCGTTCTCGAGCGTGCCGGCGTTGCGCGGATTGCGATAGTGGTCGAGGATGAAGTCGCGGTACAGCTCGTCCATCCCGGTGAAGGTGTTGTCGGTCACGCGATCTTGAAGATCCGTTTCGCGTTCTCGATCGCGCTGATGAGCGCATCGACCTCGCCCGGCGTATTATAAAGGTAGAACGAAGCGCGCGCGGTCGCCGCCACGCCGAGCTTCTCCATCAGCGGCTGGTTGCAATGGTGCCCGGCGCGCACGCACACGCCGTCGCTGTCCA includes:
- a CDS encoding SUF system NifU family Fe-S cluster assembly protein, giving the protein MTDNTFTGMDELYRDFILDHYRNPRNAGTLENADASFEDINPLCGDKIRMDLKIDDGVVTDVKFKGRGCAISQASASLLTEQIKGKTLAEISKLGKEDVLENVGINISAARLKCALLGLKVLKLALALKYSDEPN
- a CDS encoding VOC family protein; the encoded protein is MPVHPVHHLAIGTDALKVAKKFYGSLLPALGFDLVFDKDDHFGYQREGFELVVYKAESTADDLYDGKRHVGFDHLALNAGSRAVVDECAKQLDELGAEVDEPPAVVTELGDDYYALWVRDPSGLRIEVVYQGA